Part of the Streptococcus ilei genome is shown below.
TTCTCTGCTAGAGATTGAACCAGCGGTTTCACCATAATCTTGACAATCTCATGCATTTGGTCACTGGTCAAGCTATGGAAGACAACCTTCTCATCAATCCGGTTGATAAACTCTGGTCGATAGGTCTTCTTCAACTCTTCAAAGATGCGTTTCTCCATATTGGCCTGGTCAAAGCGAATATCCTTAGCTCCAAAGCCAACCGTCTTATCATCTCGTAAAGCGGTAGCTCCCAAGTTTGAGGTCATGATAATAATGGTATTGGAGAAATCTACCTTGCGTCCCTTGCTGTCGGTCAAAACACCGTCATCCAAGACTTGCAAGAGAACGTTAAAGATATCCGGATGGGCTTTTTCCACCTCATCAAACAAGAGGACTGAATAAGGTTTGTTGCGGACTTTTTCCGTCAACTCACCACCTTCTTCATAACCAACGTAACCCGGAGGAGCTCCGTTGAGTCGACTAGCCGCAAATTTCTCCATGTATTCACTCATATCAAAGCGAATCAAAGCGGACTCATCATCAAAGAGGACCTCAGCAAGCGCCTTGGCTAGCTCGGTTTTCCCGACTCCTGTCGGACCGAGGAAGAGGAAGGAACCAATTGGTCGCTTGTGAGACCGGATTCCAGATTGATTGCGGCGAATCGCTCGACTGATACTTGAGACAGCCTGATCCTGACCGATCACGCACTTATGAAGTTCCGCTTCTAATTCAAGGTATTTCTTAGCCGCTGTTTGGGTTAGTTTCTCCACAGGAATGCCAGAAAGCTGACTGAGCGTCTTCAGAATATCCTCTTCCTTGACTTCTAACTGATAGCCTTTCGGACTGGCGTCTTCTTTTAGTAACTGAGCAACTTTTTTCCACTGTCCCTTGAGCAAGGCCTGATCGGCAGCTGTCAAATCGGACTGAAGGCCTGCTTGAGGCCCCTCGTTTTGCACGGTCGCTGCCGCCTCATCCAAAAGATCAATGGCTGAGTCTGGCAAGAGGCGACTGGTCAAATAACGATGGGCATAGACAACGGCTGTCTCAATGGTTGCATCCGTAATATGGACACGGTGGTGACGCTCATAGGTCTTCTTGAGCCCTTGCAAAATAGCGATGCTATCCGCAACAGACGGTTGCTCAATCAAAACCTTGGCAAAACGGCGTGACAGAGCGGCATCTTTTTCGATGTGTTTTTGGTATTCTTCTTGCGTAGTCGCTCCTACGGTCCGTAAGGTCCCGCGAGCCAAGGCAGGCTTCAAGATATTGGCCGCATCCAAGGTGGAGTCAATCCCTGATCCAGATCCCATAATGGTATGGAGCTCATCAATGAAGAGAATGACATGCCCATCTTCTTCAATATCATTGATGATGTTGTTCATCCGCTCTTCAAAATCCCCACGGAAACGAGTCCCTGCGACAACATTCATCAAGTCCAACTCTAAGACACGCATCTTAGCAAGTTCAGTTGGGACATCTCCACTGGCAATCCGTTGAGCCAAGCCCAAAGCCAGAGCAGTCTTTCCGACACCGGCATCTCCAACGAGGACTGGATTGTTTTTTGTTTTGCGGCTCAAAATCTGAATCATCCGCGAGATCTCTTGACCCCGGCCAATCACCGGTTCCAAACTGCCATTGCGAGCCATTTCTGTCAGATCTCGGGTATAATCTTCCAAACCACCACTAGTAGAGGCCGGCATGCCCATCATATTTCCCATGGTTTGACGATTTGGTTGCTGGGACCGATAGAGAGAACGGATAGCCTTGACAGCTTCCTTGTCCCAACCTGCTCGTTGTTCCAAACTCTTACGAAGCTCGACAATTTTAATGCCATCTTCCTGATCATCATAGCGGAAGCCAACATACTCCAATACTTGAGAAGCTAAGGTTCCTCGCTCTAGTAAGAGCGCCAAGAGGACATGCTCTGTCCCAAGACTTTTGGCATGGACTGCCTGGGCAATCTCTTGGGAACGGTTCATGATTTCTTCTACACGGAAAGAAAAAGGAAATACCTCATAGCGACCATCCCGTTGGTAGACTTGGCCCGTGATGTGCTCAGCTGCGTCTTGAAAATCATCAATCTGCATAGGATAGTCACTTAAGACGGAACCAGCTACACTATAGGGGTTATTTGCTAGGGCCACTAGGATATGCCAGGTATCTAGGGTTTGGGAATCAAAATGACCCGCCAAGATTTGAGCGGCTTCAATCGTTTCTAATAGGGCTTTTGAATAGTTCATAAGGAGATTACATTCCCTTTCTATCGACTTGTTGGATAATTTTTCGTAGGATATTGGATCGTAAGCGATGGGCTTCACTTCCCAAAACCTCGTCTGTTGTCATCACTGACAAGAGCTCTGCTTCTCTCTTTGTAAGGAGTTTTTCTTCAAATAGCATCTGGAGGATATCACAGAATACAGTCTGACTGATCTGTTCTCCAATGCTTGCGCCAAGCTCTGTTAGCATCTGGTGTTGGTCTGAAAATTGAATCTTGCCAATCCGGATATAACCTCCGCCTCCACGCTTGCTCTCTACGATGTAGCCTCGACTTTCGGTGAAGCGGGTCTTAATCACATAATTGATTTGACTAGGAACAACTTGGAAAACATCCGCTAATTCGCTTCTCTTGAGCTCAGCGATTCCTGCTTGAGCCAGTAGCAACTTGATATAGGCCTCGATGCTATCTGATGTATTTTTACTTGCCATGATGCTCCTTTCTGATGGTTTCATTCTAGATGGATTCTCTGTTCTTCAGAGGATAAAAAATGGTCTCATCATCCGTGATGTCATTATTGACCTTATCTGACTATTATACAATTTTTACGCCTGTAAATAAAGCAAAGACTACGTCCAGATGGAATCTGAATCCCCCTTACTGGTAGCCAGAAGAAACAAAAAAGAGGCTAGCGATTGCTAACCTCTTATAGAAGGAGCATTAGGATTTTCGACGAGCGAATTTTACTCTTCCGCCTAAGAAGCCTAAGCCGAAAAGTCCCATCCAGGCTAAGAAACTTGCCTTCTCTGATCCTGTCTGTGGCAGTTTACCTTCCGGTTGTAGAGAAGGGCTTTCAACCTCTTCTACTATTGGATGCTCGGCAGTCAAAACAGCAGTTACTTCTGGAATCGTCTCTTTCAGAAGAACCGGAGTTTCTTTCTCTTTTTTATCTTCTACTGTTGAATGATGTGCATGCACTTGCAAGTCTTTACTTGGAGTTACAGGTGTTATTGGAGTCGGTAGATCAGGTGTCACAGGATGTTTTTCTACCACTCCTGTTCCGACTTCTGTAATCTGGTCCTGGGCTTCCACTTCGACAAAGGCATCGACTTCTGTCCGAATTTCTTTGCCTTCTTCTTGTCGAACCTCGATCAACTTCAAGCGGCGTCCAACCTTCCCTGCTTGAAGGATCCGGCTTTCGCCCTTGGCCAAGTCCTTGCTTTCACGCGTTTGACTCTCAAATGGAATCTCCTCCGCTTCGATGAGAAGTTCTGGCTTTTCAAGAATCAAATCCCGAACACCTTCGTCTGGGCGTGTCTGCGTCAGCGGTTCATAATTATGAGCATCTTCTAAGATGGTCTCAAGGGCTTCCACTTGATTCGCTGCAGCAACCAAATCTGGTCGCTCTTGATTCAACAACTGAGTCAATTCCGTCAATTGCTCTTGAACAGTTGATTTGAGATTTGCTTTCAAGCGATCGAGAGAAGTAGCCTTGATTTTTTCTACTCCTTCTTTGATAACCTGTTGGAGCTCTTCTTGACCAAGCAACTGACTATCTTTTCCTGATAGGATAAAGCGGTCTACCTGAATGGCTCTAGATGACTGAGGATCATTGAGAGATGGATCCAAGTGCAGACGTAATTGGTGGTAGCCTTTTGCTAGACCTTGCAGATTGACCAAACTCTGGTCCAGTTTGCGTTGATCTCCATAGCCACTGAAGTAATGGTCGCCTTCAATCTCATAGTCATGACCACGCCCTTCTTCAAAGGCCATTTCTTTTCCATCTAGGGTGACGCTGTAGAGACCATGGCTTGGATCAACCACTCCTCGAACTTCCACACCAGTTCCCTTGAAGGTGATGGTCACCTCAATGTGTTTTTTTCCTTCTTCATCGGTTACTTGGTTGAAGCTAGACCAAGATTCCGTTCCATTTGAGAAGTCTCGATTGTCCGTCTCATGATTCCAGCCTTGGCTGTAGTGCAGTTTTGGATCTTGATCATCCACTTCTTTGCGATTTTCTGGAAGTAGGTCCTCGTTCATCACTTGGACTGTCAGTTCTGGAATAAAGCCGACCAGGCTGCCTTGATCCGGATGCAACAATTTGGCCTTAAAGTCATAGACATCGGTCGCTTTTCCTGCAAAATCAAGGGTTGGGACTTGGACTGTTTTTTCTGTCTCTCCATCTGCGAACTCAAGGGTGACATTGGTATCTTTGTAGACCTTGCCATGAACCCCTGTTCCTGGTTCTGTGATTAACTTAAGACTGGCACTTCCTTTAGAGCCACCTTTTCTTTTGACGACGATTTGCGCTGGCTCTCCTTTTTTAACAGCTAAGGTTGGCTGAGCAAACTCAAAGAGGCCTTTTTCTTGGTTATTGAGGGCATAAATCCCTTCCGTTGCGATAGCATCTCCCTTGCTATTGACCAAGGTCAAGGTATGGGAACCTGCTTTCAAATCTGGTGTTTCATAAACCTTTTGGCTGCGTTTGCGAGTTGGACTTTGGGTATTGACCGTCGCTAGTTTTTGCCCATCTACATAGACATCCATCTCCCCATGACCTGGGTCTACAGTTGCGACCACATAGGCCTTGGTCCCTTCGAATTGATAGGTTGCAGAAGCTCCCGCTTCCTTGGTCCACATAGAGGTACCTCGAACGCCTTCTCCCTCTTCATTCCATTGGCTATTGCCCCGGTCAGCAGTCCGGTCAGAATGATAGGTCAAACCAAGCGGATAGCCATCGGTTTCTTCGATGCTGGCTGGCGTCTTATAGACCGAGACACCGTTCAAGATTGGAGTGGCTTGGGCATCAGTAATTGACACTCGGAGGTAGCGACTATCAACTGGTTGCCCTTTGATCAAACGGCGGTATCCAACGGTTGACCCAGCTCCAAAAGGAACCCATTGGCCATTCACCGCTACATCGATGGTGAAACCGGAAATCCGTTGGCCTTTCTCGATGGTTTCTTTGAGCTCTACCACATCAAAGTGTTGCTCTTTCCCAAGATCGAGGACAAAAGAGCCGGTCTTGGCATCATCGGCAGGGGCCCAACTGGTCTTTTCATCGCCATCTGTCAAATGGCTAGCTGCGTAATGCGAATTGCGCCGTGTCGAATCAGCTTCTACCAAAGCTCCCGCCGCATAGTCCACGCTGTAGAGTTGATCCAAAGTCTGGCGGAATTCTTTCAAACGGGCCACATCGGCATCCGCAAATTTTCCATCTTGATTGGGTGGAATATTGAGCAAGAGTGGCGTTCCACGACCGACAGATTTGAAGTAAATGTCCATCAATTCACGCAGGGACTTAGGCTCTTGATTGTCATGGTAGAACCAGCCAGAGCGAATAGAAACATCCGCTTCCCCCACTGAGTATTGCTTCCCTTCCGGATCTCCATGGTTGAGATAGCTATTGGATGGATTGTTGCGAATCTTATCCGGATTGACCTTATGCCAAACTGGATCTCCAGCAATCCCCTTTTCATTTCCTATCCAACGAACATTGGTGGGCTCCGCTGAGAAGATAGCAATATCCCCTTGGGCTTTACGGATGGCGTCAAACCACTTATCGAAGGTATAGGTTACTTTTTGAGCCCCATCGCCACGCGCTCCATCCATCCAGACTTCAACAAATTTGCCTTTGTTTCCATATTTAGGATCTTCAAGGATTTCTTTGAGCTGGTTGAGATAGTATTCGTTGTATTGGTCCTCTGTATCCACATGGTAGAGCGGGCTGTGAGCATCCCAAGGGGAGAGGTAGACCCCCATATCCATGTCATACTTGCTAGCAGAAGCCGAAACTTCGGCTAGGATATCGCCTTTTCCTTCCTTCCAACCACTTTTGGCAATGGTATGGTCGGTGTATTTAGAAGGGTACAAGAGGAAACCATCGTGGTGCTTGACGACCATGATGGTCCGTTTGAAGCCAGCGTCTTTCAGGGTTTTGATCCATTGATCAGTATCCAGATGCTCTGGATAGAAATAATAAGGATCTTCTTGCCCATCCCCCCACTCACGATCGTAGTAGGTATTCATCCCAAAGTGGATGAAGGCTGCCAGTTCTTCGCGGTGGTATTGCATTTGGGCCTTGCTTGGAAGGGGACCGTAGTCTGCAATCTCAGGTTCCTCATCTGCAGTAGCTACTGGTTGGGTTGCTTCTGTCCCTTGGCTGACTGCTCGGTTTTCTTTCTCACTCGTTACGGGTGAGGAATGTTCTGATTCTTCTTGGTGCTCTTTCACAGCTTTTTCCTCCTCCCCTTGATGCTCGACATCACTTGTGTCGACTCGTTCTTCACGAGTCTCACTTCTCTCAGCTTGTTCCTCTGCATAACTGGTAGTGACTCCTAAAAAACAAGTCGCTACGACTACAGAGCAACCCCCTACTGATAGTTTGCGGATGCCAAATCGATTTCTCTTATCAAATAATCTTTTTCCCATATTCCATTCCTTTATGTCATCAGGTAAAGAGGGTGGAGACTTTCCCCATCCTCTTTCTGTTACCTGTGATCTTTTCACCGTATGTTTGCTGGTTTATCCAGCTTTTTTACTTGGCCTTATCGGCTCTTTTTTTCTTGTCATCCAGCACAGCACCGGCAAGTCCTGCTGCTAGAAGACCTGCAACGAGGCTTGCGACGCTTTCTTCTGTTCCCGTATTCGGTAAAGTCCCTTCGGAAACTGGAGCAGGCGAAACCGCTGGAGTTTGAGGTCCTTTCTCGACTTCCTTACCTGCCACTTCCGTCACTTCATGGTGCACTGCTTTTACCTCCATAGAGGACTGAGGAGTTCTTGCTTGCACTGGTCTTTCTGGCGCAAGAGGAACTCCCGGGTTTGGAAGTGGTTGTGGTTGTGGTTCTGGTTGCGGTTGTGGCTGTGGTTGTGCTTCTGGTTGTGCTTCTGGCTGCGGAGTCTCTGGCACCTCTTCTTTAGTACCCACCTCTGTAATTTCTGCCACTGGCTCTAGTTCTACAAAAGCATCGACTTCCTTACGAGATTCCACTCCATTTTCTTGAGAGACTTCCACCAGATGGAGCTTGCGTCCTGCTTGGCCTTCTTGCACAACCTTCTTCTCACCTTTCGGCAAGCTATCATTTGGACGTTCTTCACGCGCAAAATCAAGTTCCTCTGCCTCAATGATGAGTTCTGGCTTGGTATGGACCAAATTCTTCACACCTTCTTCAGGAATAGCTGAGCCTGTTGGTGCTTTTGCTAGGAGTGAGATTTGATATATTTTCTCTATCTTACCATCTTCTGATACAACCTTGACAAGGACAGGTGCATTAGAATCTTTAGCATCAACAACTGTAACGGCTGCTCCATTTTTACCTTGTGCTGAAACTATTGGACGTTCTCCCTCATACTCTAGATGATAATCCGTCACATCCGGATTGAACCCTTCCAACTCTTTGCCATTTACTTGGATAGAGACATCCGTCGTTGCATTAGGTTCTTCAGTTGGAGCATAGGCACTCAATTCAACGATTCCAATTCCTTTTAGATTTTCATCACGGACCATTCTTAAACGGATGGCTTTGGTTCTGGTTTCATTGAAGCTGAGGTTAGAGATATAACCAGGCTCAAAGGCATAATCCAAGCTATAAGGAATTTCTTCCCAGTTAGAGGCTTGGTTAAATGGATGTTCTGGAAGGTTTTTCAGATTGCCATAATCATCTGGAACATCAAAGTCTGGACCAATATAACGTTCAAGAACCGTCTTGGTTGGCAGGCCTGTTTCCTGATCTGCAAAGAAGTCGACCGCTACTTTATTGACTAAACGCTCTGTTACTTGACCATTTTTCTTGAAGATGAGACCGGCAAACACTTCTGTTTGATCTGGTTCTCTCTTCCAGTTGGTCCAACGATAGTACTCGTTGTAGCCACCATCATTGATGTAATCGATATAGTCGATTTGGTTTGGATCAAGATCATTGGTTTCACTGGCAAAGGCTCTGGTATCCTCTGCATTGTAGTCACGGTTCACAGAGAGGATTTCTCCCGTCTTTTCTGACACCCGGACGGTCAGCCGAGCTGTCAGATCATAGCCAAGGACTTTTCCTTCTATCGTGAAGCTGCCTTCATGAGAAAGTGCATCAGCTGGTACAGCTTGCCAGTCCACGGTCAGTTCTTTGCGATCATAGCCTGTATCCCCTTTGAAGTAGACGCCTACTGTAGATGGTAAAACTAGATTTTGACCGACTTTGACAAAACGGCGACCCGCTTCCACTGCTACTGGAGCAGATTGTTTCAGTTTTTCTGCATCGCTTGTGAGATGGAGGCGGTATTCTTGTAAGATGGTGCCATCTTCCGCTTTGTGGACGACACGGATTGGCTCACCTTCATGGACGCTTGGCACAACCGTTGCAAGGCCGTGATGGCTAGCTGTGGCTTCCACTTGTGGATAAGCCCGATCACGCGCATCTATGTAGTAATCTGTCACACTTGGGTTGACCCCTGGCAAAACCTCACCATTGACACGAATGGTCACTTGGCTCTTTTCTTCTGCCGCAACCTTATTGGCAAATACCTGAATCTCTGAAATAGAGCTTCCACGTTTGCCTTCTGGTGTCTTCATTCGGATCCGAACCGCATAAGTGTCGACTTTATCAAAACTAAAATGATTCATCTTGCCAGCTGCTACCGGTTCTTGAACGGTGAGGTTGCTGACTTCTTTCCAGTTAGCTGGGTTGTTAAATGGATGGTCTGTTTCGTCTTTGACGCGATTTGGATTGCTTGGTACTGTTGGGATTTGCTCACCCGCATAGTACTCGATCACATATTCACTCGGAGCCCCAACGCCGTGGTCTTCGTGGAAACCAACATGGAGGTTATCCACTGCACGCTTGGTCAAGATACCAGAATCCCCAAACAAGATACCAACAGAATCTTCCGCATTGTCACGGCCCCAGTTGGTCCAACGGTTGGCTGGAGCATCGGTAAAGGAGATGACCTTATCATTGACCTTAGCAACTGGATCCGCATCGTTTGAATCACTTGCAAAAGCGAGTGGCAAGACGGAACCTGTCCATTGTTCTGCTACATTAGCCCCTTTGACTGTGTTTGCGGAAACACGAATATGGAGACGGGTTGGAAGGTTGGTTCCTTCTACACGACCGGAGACAACAACTTCTCCTTCTTGGGCCAAGAGTTGCGGATCTACCGCATCCCAGGCTACCTTGGCAGCATAGGTCTTACCATTGGAGTGATAAGTCCGCACGCTTTCTGGAAGTGCTGGTTTTTCACCGACTGGAGTTGTGGTGCTGACTTCTTCTACAGCGATAATGCCTTCAACTGTGACTTGGGCTTGGGCTTCTTTTTCCACACCCTCTACCTGACCTGTGACAGTAAAGCTATGGTAATCCTTGACTTGATCTGCTGTTACGGCATCCCATGTCACGCGTTTTTCTTTCGGGAATCCCTTGTCATACTCAACCAACACTGTCTCTGGAAGAGCTGGCAAAACGTTTCGATCAGTGCTGATCCGTACAGGACGTACCTTGACAACTGTCTTTTCTTCTGGATTAGGCGTGATGGTAAAGGTTAATTCTCCTGTTTGTCCTTGGAAGCTAGCTTGTAAATGAACCAATCCTGCTTCCCGCAGTTCCAAACCTTTCTTGCTTGCGACCGCTTTTCCTTGACTACCGGCTGCTGTTACCACATCGATTTGATCCGCTTGGAGACTAGCCACACTGCCATCTTGGTAATGAGCTAGGACATCAAGCGTGACTGTTTGGTCTTCCTTGAGTTCTTGCCCTTCTGGCAGACGCAATTCTAAACGCTGGATCTGTGGACTTTCTTCCTGGAATTGCACAGCATAGGTCTGTACAGCTCCCGTATCCTTAGCAGTGACAAAGATTTGAGCTTTCAAACCATTTTCTCGATTGGCTTGTAAGACCGTCACTTGGGCATTTTCTGCACTCGCTGTGACCTGACCAGGCTCTTGACCATAAGCTAACGGACGGAAAATCGTATGGTTGCCACTACCAAATTTTGGAAGCGCTACTCCATCTAGCTCCACTGTTGGTTTCTTAGCCTTGCTGACTGTTCCACCTGCAACCACCAGAGTCGCTTGGACTGTTTCCCCATTGCTTAATAATCCTGTCGCCTTCAAGCGAGCACCTGGTGTAGACAATTGCTCCTCTTGACCGGCTTCCAAGGTCCATTGATCAACGTCATAACTAGCTGTTCGACCATCTGTAAAGACCAATTGCACAGCCTTATCCACAGTTGCTAGATCCGCTCCCTGCGGGATTTGTTTGATGACCGGAAGGACTTGTTCCACACCGATTACATCGACCAGTGCCTCGACCGTCCGTCCTTGAACACGACCTGTCACACGAACTTGCCCAGCACGACTAAAGTCTGCTGCATCCCATTCAACGGCTTCTTCTTGGGCCATGCCACCGTTATAGACGACAGATACGCGACTTGGAAGCTCAGGTACTTCACCTAAGTAAACTTGTGTCCGAACCGGTTCTACTCCCAAGATAGAGCGTTCTTCCTGGTCCTTCTTGCCTGTAAAGAGGCTGACTTGGTCTGATTGCAAGCGGTCTGAGTCAGCATAAAGAGTAAAGGATCCTGCTTGCTCAGTTGATTTGACAATGACCACCCCTTTGCCGTTAAAGGCCCGACGTTGCCATGAGCCATCTTCCTGTGCTTTGTAGCGTTCACGGCTGGCTTGTTCCCCGTTGTCGACGCCGACAATTTGGCCTTGTCCATGCAGATGGAAATGCACCAAATTATTGGCAGTTGGCACGACACGGCCTGCTTCATCAACGATTTCATAGGTAATATAAGTTAAATCTTTACCGTCTGCCGCAATGGCGTGCTCTTCTTTTAGCAGACGAACACCTGCTGGCTTCCCAGCTGTTTCGATCTGATCGCGGGCAATTACTTCCCCTGCTTCGTTGCGGGCAATGGCTTCCACTTTACCTGGTACATAAGAAACCAACCACTCTAGATAGAGTTCATCCGGATTTGCCCCTTCCTGATAGGTCCGGCCATCAGCTGTGGTTTTCTTAGTAAAGGTCTTCACCCCTTGTGATTCCCCATTGACAATCAATTCCACACTATGAGCATTGGAGAAGGTACGGACAGGAATCCGTCCTTCTTCATCCATGACACGATTGGCCAATTCTGGATTGTCCCAGTTCCAATGTGGCAAGAGATGGACCATT
Proteins encoded:
- a CDS encoding Ig-like domain-containing protein, which encodes MGKSFFEKRSVFSIRKLAVGACSVLIGVSFFGAPSVLAEEEGRAVTEEETTATTERSEQPNGEVGTSDKVSTTIEAPAVITPERNEREIEQPQVEPQTSERSVGATEEATKDQKQVAEDMVQDRERDFNKDWYFKLNAAPGAEGRQVDVKNWKKLDLPHDWSIFFDFDHNSPAQNEGGQLNGGDAWYRKTFRLDDKDLDKKVRLEFGGVYMDSKVYVNGQLVGHYPNGYNAFSYDITPYLNADGSENTIAVHVVNQQPSSRWYSGSGIYRDVKLSVTDKVHVAKYGTTITSPKLEEQKNGAVDTLVKSRIVNQDDQAHSIYAEYEIVDQNGQVVSEKVRSEVQSVLAGQELNLSHTLHVEKPTLWDVKTNNPALYTLYTRVYRDSQLVDVQKERFGYRYLNWTPEGGFFLNGVATKFHGVSLHHDHGALGAEENYKAEYRRLKQMKDMGVNAIRTTHNPASEQTLQIAAELGLMVQEEAFDTWYGGKKQYDYGRFFEKDATHPEARKGDKWSDYDLRTMVERGKNNPSIVMWSIGNEVGEADGSDKSVATVRRLVKTIKEVDATRYVTMGADKFRFGDGSGGHEKVAAELDAVGFNYSEANYESLRAKHPNWLIYGSETSSATRTRGSYYHPEREWVGSNQEDRHYEQSDYGNDRVGWGRTATASWTFDRDHAGYAGQFIWTGTDYIGEPTPWHNQNDTPVKSSYFGIVDTAGLPKNDFYLYQSQWLSAEKHPMVHLLPHWNWDNPELANRVMDEEGRIPVRTFSNAHSVELIVNGESQGVKTFTKKTTADGRTYQEGANPDELYLEWLVSYVPGKVEAIARNEAGEVIARDQIETAGKPAGVRLLKEEHAIAADGKDLTYITYEIVDEAGRVVPTANNLVHFHLHGQGQIVGVDNGEQASRERYKAQEDGSWQRRAFNGKGVVIVKSTEQAGSFTLYADSDRLQSDQVSLFTGKKDQEERSILGVEPVRTQVYLGEVPELPSRVSVVYNGGMAQEEAVEWDAADFSRAGQVRVTGRVQGRTVEALVDVIGVEQVLPVIKQIPQGADLATVDKAVQLVFTDGRTASYDVDQWTLEAGQEEQLSTPGARLKATGLLSNGETVQATLVVAGGTVSKAKKPTVELDGVALPKFGSGNHTIFRPLAYGQEPGQVTASAENAQVTVLQANRENGLKAQIFVTAKDTGAVQTYAVQFQEESPQIQRLELRLPEGQELKEDQTVTLDVLAHYQDGSVASLQADQIDVVTAAGSQGKAVASKKGLELREAGLVHLQASFQGQTGELTFTITPNPEEKTVVKVRPVRISTDRNVLPALPETVLVEYDKGFPKEKRVTWDAVTADQVKDYHSFTVTGQVEGVEKEAQAQVTVEGIIAVEEVSTTTPVGEKPALPESVRTYHSNGKTYAAKVAWDAVDPQLLAQEGEVVVSGRVEGTNLPTRLHIRVSANTVKGANVAEQWTGSVLPLAFASDSNDADPVAKVNDKVISFTDAPANRWTNWGRDNAEDSVGILFGDSGILTKRAVDNLHVGFHEDHGVGAPSEYVIEYYAGEQIPTVPSNPNRVKDETDHPFNNPANWKEVSNLTVQEPVAAGKMNHFSFDKVDTYAVRIRMKTPEGKRGSSISEIQVFANKVAAEEKSQVTIRVNGEVLPGVNPSVTDYYIDARDRAYPQVEATASHHGLATVVPSVHEGEPIRVVHKAEDGTILQEYRLHLTSDAEKLKQSAPVAVEAGRRFVKVGQNLVLPSTVGVYFKGDTGYDRKELTVDWQAVPADALSHEGSFTIEGKVLGYDLTARLTVRVSEKTGEILSVNRDYNAEDTRAFASETNDLDPNQIDYIDYINDGGYNEYYRWTNWKREPDQTEVFAGLIFKKNGQVTERLVNKVAVDFFADQETGLPTKTVLERYIGPDFDVPDDYGNLKNLPEHPFNQASNWEEIPYSLDYAFEPGYISNLSFNETRTKAIRLRMVRDENLKGIGIVELSAYAPTEEPNATTDVSIQVNGKELEGFNPDVTDYHLEYEGERPIVSAQGKNGAAVTVVDAKDSNAPVLVKVVSEDGKIEKIYQISLLAKAPTGSAIPEEGVKNLVHTKPELIIEAEELDFAREERPNDSLPKGEKKVVQEGQAGRKLHLVEVSQENGVESRKEVDAFVELEPVAEITEVGTKEEVPETPQPEAQPEAQPQPQPQPEPQPQPLPNPGVPLAPERPVQARTPQSSMEVKAVHHEVTEVAGKEVEKGPQTPAVSPAPVSEGTLPNTGTEESVASLVAGLLAAGLAGAVLDDKKKRADKAK